From the genome of Malus sylvestris chromosome 6, drMalSylv7.2, whole genome shotgun sequence, one region includes:
- the LOC126627418 gene encoding zinc finger CCCH domain-containing protein 43-like: MQGGSDPPSGFGNDGPASLQVASQSKVAPRPLNEAPVYTPMMIPPPQGVSSQNSEWNGYHAPAYIPERSMPARPPYMMNNSVTETNVYKQYPHQNQVEEFPARPGQPDCSYFSRTGDCKFKSNCKYHHPSI; encoded by the exons GATGGTCCTGCATCGTTACAAGTTGCATCACAATCAAAAGTGGCACCACGGCCATTGAATGAGGCTCCAGTTTACACGCCAATGATGATTCCACCACCTCAAGGGGTTTCTTCTCAAAATTCAGAATGGAATGGTTATCAC GCTCCAGCATATATACCAGAAAGAAGCATGCCTGCACGTCCACCATATATGATGAACAACTCAGTGACTGAGACCAACGTCTACAAACAATATCCACACCAGAATCAAGTTGAAGAGTTCCCAGCAAGACCTGGCCAACCTGATTGCAGTTATTTCTCAAGAACGGGAGATTGCAAGTTTAAATCTAATTGCAAATATCACCATCCGTCAATTTGA
- the LOC126627420 gene encoding protein NOI4-like has product MASQDKGRPLPKFGEWDVNNPASAEGFTVIFNKARDDKKTSAAQVKIVTPRKNDGSTRRNGAGYNTVNEHYPKYPPPKNKWFCCG; this is encoded by the exons ATGGCTTCG CAGGATAAAGGTCGACCGTTGCCGAAATTCGGGGAATGGGATGTAAACAACCCAGCTTCAGCTGAAGGATTTACTGTTATATTCAACAAGGCCAGAGATGACAAGAAGACCAGTGCGGCTCAAGTGAAGATCGTCACCCCACGAAAAAATGACGGCAGCACACGAAGAAATGGTGCTGGATACAACACTGTCAATGAGCATTATCCTAAGTATCCTCCCCCAAAG AATAAATGGTTTTGCTGTGGTTGA